One window of the Triticum dicoccoides isolate Atlit2015 ecotype Zavitan chromosome 3B, WEW_v2.0, whole genome shotgun sequence genome contains the following:
- the LOC119275759 gene encoding uncharacterized protein LOC119275759 encodes MGANCCIAAKQRPEPSVASVEVSAYRTRHSPSWSFRWDNRTHIEDIMENAALFSNHSSGNIRPELKSGSIAPTEGHPNEDNLSDVFRGVKCQKPDKKMETSKCSKAGPQAVKSTASNSPPEAKSCKSSDMVNVASDIKTSKSLPSTPPLVSRADPSSSRCHSLHVDSFSMRKARRSPGHQLCRQISDSKIPSLKSFSESSYAGGRPSSSMLSTCSNDPFGGGSQHGGSSDGWSTRTFSDLVASSQRERWSVDSELFGSISSKIARSNDSHATALSPDEGICKLCSKLLKERSTWSAHELGVVAVLFCGHAYHANCLDSTTSESEKYDPPCPVCTHGEKGAAKLFGKLDSKIKSRKSKNVMPDTDIDRSSKHKKRSMREPRLGTSSSMKDSFRRPFLKRHFSIGSRPPRSVLGSEPTGKKGFWARHWRE; translated from the exons ATGGGGGCTAATTGTTGCATAGCTGCCAAGCAGAGGCCTGAGCCATCAGTAGCTTCAGTTGAAGTTTCGGCATACAGGACAAGACACTCGCCGTCATGGAGCTTCCGGTGGGACAACCGCACACACATAGAGGATATAATGGAAAACGCTGCACTGTTTTCCAATCACAGTAGTGGAAACATTCGGCCAGAACTAAAGAGTGGTTCCATTGCACCAACCGAAGGCCATCCCAATGAGGACAATCTCTCTGATGTTTTCCGCGGGGTCAAATGTCAAAAACCCGACAAGAAGATGGAAACATCCAAATGTTCCAAAGCTGGTCCTCAAG CCGTTAAATCTACAGCGAGCAATTCACCTCCTGAG GCAAAGTCCTGCAAATCATCAGATATGGTAAATGTTGCTTCAGACATAAAGACATCAAAGTCCCTTCCTTCAACACCACCCCTAGTATCCAGAGCAGATCCTTCATCCTCTAGGTGCCATTCTCTTCATGTGGACTCATTCTCAATGAGGAAAGCACGTCGATCACCTGGACATCAACTATGTAGGCAGATCTCGGACAGCAAGATCCCATCTCTCAAGTCCTTCAGTGAGAGTAGCTATGCAGGAGGAAGGCCATCGAGTTCCATGCTCTCGACCTGCAGCAATGATCCATTTGGAGGAGGATCACAACATGGTGGATCATCGGATGGATGGTCAACTCGCACATTTTCTGACTTGGTGGCCTCATCTCAAAGAGAGAGGTGGTCAGTTGACAGTGAGCTCTTTGGTTCCATCAGCAGTAAAATAGCTAGATCAAATGATTCACATGCAACTGCTCTCTCTCCTGACGAAGGGATATGCAAGCTGTGTTCAAAGCTATTAAAGGAACGGTCTACATGGAGTGCTCATGAGCTGGGAGTAGTAGCTGTTTTATTCTGTGGTCATGCATACCATGCAAACTGTTTGGATAGTACTACTTCTGAGAGTGAGAAATATGATCCTCCATGTCCTGTATGCACCCATGGTGAGAAAGGTGCAGCAAAGCTATTTGGTAAGTTGGACTCAAAGATTAAGAGCAGGAAATCTAAAAATGTGATGCCAGATACTGATATAGATAGGAGCTCTAAGCACAAGAAGAGAAGTATGAGGGAACCCAGGTTAGGCACAAGTTCTAGCATGAAGGATTCATTTCGTCGACCATTTTTAAAGAGGCATTTTTCAATTGGTTCTCGACCGCCAAGATCAGTTCTGGGGAGTGAGCCAACAGGAAAGAAAGGTTTCTGGGCAAGACACTGGAGAGAATAG